One window of Cydia fagiglandana chromosome 19, ilCydFagi1.1, whole genome shotgun sequence genomic DNA carries:
- the LOC134673703 gene encoding uncharacterized protein LOC134673703 — MTTTCIGSLTVFDHNSQEWKIFHGRLQQYILLNSVVDAKKAPLLLTHLSDDTYRLATDLVHPKKVEDFAFDALVEVLNKHFSPKRCTFADREKFFEARRTTGESVEGWAARVRGLAVHCEFGTALDMLLVNRFVLGMNVGRERDRLFEQDATSLSFAKALEVAQQAASARHARATATESTAAALVKEEPVYRVSGSKPATDRGREVRKCTVCGMKNHDADQCKYKGYKCQKCGLVGHLKKVCKAKLSRINNIGQQNSDTSDDASCCVECQNYRLRYVSIKPIEIEVQLGDNLVTMELDSGSGTCVISDTLYYDRFHKYK; from the coding sequence ATGACGACTACTTGTATCGGAAGTCTTACAGTTTTTGACCATAATTCTCAAGAGTGGAAGATATTTCATGGAAGGCTGCAGCAGTATATTCTTTTAAATTCAGTTGTAGATGCCAAGAAGGCACCGTTATTACTCACTCATCTGTCGGATGATACCTACCGTCTGGCCACAGATCTCGTGCATCCTAAGAAAGTAGAGGATTTTGCGTTTGACGCTTTAGTCGAAGTGCTAAACAAGCATTTCTCGCCGAAAAGGTGTACCTTCGCCGACAGGGAGAAGTTTTTTGAGGCGAGAAGGACAACGGGAGAAAGCGTCGAGGGATGGGCGGCGCGAGTTCGCGGACTCGCCGTGCACTGCGAGTTCGGCACTGCATTGGACATGCTGCTAGTGAATCGTTTTGTGCTAGGCATGAACGTAGGCCGCGAACGTGATCGCTTATTCGAGCAGGACGCTACTTCGCTTTCGTTTGCGAAAGCCTTGGAGGTGGCACAGCAGGCGGCGAGTGCGCGCCATGCCCGGGCGACGGCCACGGAGTCAACGGCGGCGGCGCTCGTGAAGGAGGAACCGGTGTACCGGGTGAGCGGGTCGAAACCCGCCACCGACCGCGGACGAGAGGTTCGCAAGTGCACCGTGTGCGGCATGAAAAATCATGATGCGGACCAGTGCAAATATAAGGGttacaagtgtcaaaagtgcgGTTTAGTTGGCCATTTGAAAAAAGTGTGTAAGGCCAAGTTGTCGCGAATTAATAATATAGGGCAGCAAAATAGTGATACTTCGGATGATGCGTCGTGCTGCGTGGAGTGCCAAAACTATAGATTAAGGTACGTTTCAATAAAACCTATTGAAATTGAAGTACAGTTAGGGGATAATCTTGTCACTATGGAACTAGATTCCGGTTCGGGTACTTGCGTCATATCAGACACCTTGTATTATGATAGGTTTCATAAATACAAATGA